Proteins encoded in a region of the Oscillospiraceae bacterium MB24-C1 genome:
- a CDS encoding LysE family transporter — translation MKGGIMIWRGLKFGMLLQLAIGPMCLMVFNTSVTQGVLYSLCLVAAIVIVDAFYIALSCAGAAVVLYRARVKMVVQLIGASVLVLFGANLVASGLGFSLLPSVAIFSHPTGQSLFVQGLLLTASNPLTILFWGGVLSAQVAENGWNKNELSLFALGCILATVLFLTAVAFLAGAFGRFLPKVAIQMLNVIVGTVLMFFGAKLFCKKRME, via the coding sequence ATGAAAGGCGGCATCATGATTTGGCGAGGGCTTAAATTTGGTATGCTGTTGCAGCTGGCCATTGGGCCAATGTGTTTGATGGTATTTAACACCTCTGTGACGCAGGGAGTGCTTTATAGTTTGTGTCTTGTGGCGGCTATCGTAATTGTCGATGCTTTTTACATCGCGCTGTCCTGCGCCGGGGCTGCGGTGGTTTTGTACCGGGCGCGGGTGAAAATGGTGGTTCAACTTATAGGTGCTTCTGTACTCGTGTTATTTGGCGCTAATCTGGTGGCGAGTGGTTTAGGTTTCTCGCTGCTGCCCTCGGTGGCGATTTTTTCTCATCCGACAGGGCAAAGCCTCTTTGTGCAGGGATTGCTGTTGACAGCATCCAATCCGTTGACAATTCTGTTTTGGGGCGGTGTGCTGTCTGCCCAGGTGGCTGAAAACGGTTGGAACAAAAATGAGCTTTCTCTCTTTGCGCTAGGCTGCATTTTGGCCACGGTATTATTTTTAACAGCTGTAGCATTTTTGGCTGGGGCTTTCGGCCGGTTTTTACCCAAGGTCGCCATACAAATGCTCAACGTGATTGTGGGCACAGTACTCATGTTCTTTGGGGCCAAGTTGTTTTGCAAAAAACGAATGGAGTAA
- a CDS encoding BlaI/MecI/CopY family transcriptional regulator — protein MEPFKRLPDAELEVMLLIWQSHDAIHTGELLQRLRKTKDCNLQMLQSTLNRLVSKQFIKCEKIGRLNFYTPLVDAEDYRIQEAGGMIEKLYENSPAKLFAALFKNNALSEGEVMELKKLLEESGE, from the coding sequence ATGGAACCTTTTAAGCGTTTGCCTGACGCAGAGCTAGAGGTTATGCTGTTGATTTGGCAGAGCCACGATGCCATCCACACTGGGGAGCTTTTACAGCGCCTGCGCAAAACCAAAGACTGTAACTTGCAAATGCTGCAGTCCACATTAAACCGGCTGGTTAGCAAGCAATTTATTAAATGTGAAAAAATTGGCCGGCTGAATTTTTACACCCCTCTTGTGGATGCCGAAGATTACCGCATACAGGAGGCCGGTGGAATGATTGAAAAGCTTTACGAAAATTCACCCGCAAAGCTATTTGCTGCACTGTTCAAAAACAACGCGCTCAGTGAGGGCGAAGTTATGGAGCTGAAAAAACTGCTTGAAGAAAGCGGGGAATAA